One Mercurialis annua linkage group LG3, ddMerAnnu1.2, whole genome shotgun sequence DNA window includes the following coding sequences:
- the LOC126674412 gene encoding uncharacterized protein LOC126674412, with protein MGSTEMKKMGKEDRKGKKRKACTEDCLFEVFEIILNYNGQFEDFGYFNEDLAVRKFHIEDIGLNSLDKWLLELKVEGLLMYYWRRAGMYTEELIPMENDDHVMDMALAGTQDGSVDVYVRKLSCVDVCNLRPVFGHTLFELKELEDGDDALEQQGVGEAEPVGVLQIEGPVEAVEVPQIEGPGEPVEVLHIEGQEEGEPLDLLQIEAVEEPSEEQQQIGGSD; from the coding sequence CTTGTACTGAAGATTGTCTTTTTGAGGTCTTTGAAATTATTCTGAACTACAATGGACAGTTTGAAGACTTTGGTTATTTTAATGAGGATTTGGCTGTTAGAAAATTTCATATTGAGGATATAGGATTAAATAGTCTAGATAAGTGGTTACTTGAATTGAAGGTTGAGGGATTGTTAATGTATTATTGGAGGCGGGCTGGCATGTATACTGAAGAATTAATTCCCATGGAAAATGATGACCATGTCATGGACATGGCACTGGCTGGGACACAAGATGGTAGTGTTGATGTGTATGTTAGGAAGTTAAGTTGTGTTGACGTGTGCAACCTAAGGCCTGTATTTGGACACACATTATTTGAGTTGAAAGAACTTGAAGATGGGGATGATGCATTGGAGCAACAGGGTGTTGGTGAGGCTGAACCGGTGGGGGTGCTGCAGATTGAAGGTCCTGTGGAAGCAGTGGAGGTGCCGCAGATTGAAGGTCCCGGTGAACCAGTGGAGGTCCTGCATATTGAAGGTCAAGAAGAAGGTGAACCACTGGATTTGCTGCAAATTGAAGCAGTTGAAGAACCCTCGGAGGAGCAGCAGCAGATTGGTGGGTCAGACTGA
- the LOC126675307 gene encoding uncharacterized protein LOC126675307 — MPYQMSVVRNLKLDLHVMTVELEEAKSLLAAKKDEFQGLKESHEMYIDENQGLKESIEMYRDENGILFEESGLLFMEIDILKGQIKDMEVKCADLERSTRNMKFGFCAACAVAGCSVGLHCMRKN; from the coding sequence ATGCCTTACCAAATGTCGGTGGTCCGAAACTTGAAACTTGACCTCCATGTCATGACTGTTGAACTGGAGGAGGCCAAAAGTTTGCTTGCTGCTAAAAAGGACGAGTTCCAGGGATTGAAGGAGTCCCATGAAATGTACATAGACGAAAATCAGGGATTGAAGGAGTCCATTGAGATGTATCGCGATGAAAATGGAATCTTGTTTGAGGAAAGCGGTCTACTTTTTATGGAGATAGACATACTGAAGGGCCAGATCAAGGACATGGAGGTCAAGTGTGCAGACTTGGAGAGGTCAACCAGGAACATGAAGTTTGGTTTTTGTGCTGCTTGTGCAGTTGCAGGATGCAGTGTAGGCTTGCATTGCATgagaaaaaattga
- the LOC126672835 gene encoding E3 ubiquitin-protein ligase SINA-like 10 — MPENRVRSFDLELMDCAVCCEPLRPPIIQCQNGHATCNSCSVKMGKCHACTLPIGPMRCRIMEAVVESLTVYCQNRVYGCQESFNYDEKTDHEKYCSFIECSCPIPECNVKGSSETIYAHCKELHKDILTLFNFGRKFAVSVDMHDRGLLLQEEQSDVVFVLNNTKCSYGNIITVFCLGPLSNGSCPYDIEVKFDESSVHRFHSSTKNFQDTNKYYRSLTGFLLDSSDQEFFADGLIKMEISVYRSLELGSADDV, encoded by the exons ATGCCTGAAAATAGAGTCCGTTCGTTTGATCTTGAACTCATGGACTGTGCCGTATGCTGTGAACCTCTACGCCCTCCCATTATTCAG TGTCAGAATGGACATGCAACATGCAACTCCTGCTCTGTAAAGATGGGTAAATGTCATGCTTGCACTTTGCCAATCGGACCGATGCGCTGTCGGATAATGGAAGCAGTCGTGGAGTCTTTAACGGTTTACTGCCAGAACAGAGTATATGGTTGCCAAGAAAGCTTCAATTACGACGAGAAGACAGATCACGAGAAATACTGCTCTTTTATAGAGTGTTCATGCCCGATTCCAGAGTGCAATGTGAAGGGCTCGTCCGAAACCATTTATGCTCACTGCAAAGAGTTGCATAAAGATATTCTCACACTATTTAACTTTGGACGTAAATTTGCAGTTTCTGTGGACATGCATGATAGGGGTTTGCTTCTCCAAGAAGAACAATCAGACGTTGTGTTTGTTCTGAACAACACGAAGTGCTCTTATGGGAATATTATAACAGTGTTTTGTCTCGGCCCATTGTCAAACGGAAGCTGCCCTTATGACATCGAAGTGAAGTTTGATGAATCGTCAGTGCACAGGTTTCATTCTTCTACCAAGAATTTTCAAGACACCAACAAGTATTACCGTTCATTGACAGGATTCCTTCTTGATAGTAGCGACCAAGAGTTTTTTGCTGACGGGTTGATCAAGATGGAAATTTCGGTATATCGATCGTTGGAGCTTGGTTCTGCAGATGATGTTTAA